The Kordia sp. SMS9 DNA window CTGATTCCGATTGATGAACAAGATCCAAAAGAGGAAGAACTAAAAAATAAGAAGAAAAAAGATAAAGAAGAAAATGACGACGACGATAACGACGACGACGGTAACGAAAACTAATCTTTTTACCAACCAAATTTCCTAGTTAATGATTGACGTTCGAGAAGTAACCAATAAAAAAGAATTAAAAGCCTTTGTAAAATTTCCGTTCAGCATTTACAAAGATTCTCCATATTGGGTTCCACCAATTATCAAAGACGAATTAGAAACGTTCAATAAAGATAAAAATCCCGCTTTTTTAGATGCAGATGCACAGTTTTTCTTAGCGTATAAAGATGGGAAAATTGTTGGTCGTGTAGCAGCTATTGTCAATTGGATTGAAGTGAAAGAACAAAAATTGTCCAAAATGCGTTTTGGCTGGTTTGATATGATTGACGATTTGGAAGTTTCAAAAGCATTGTTGGAGAAAGTAGCTGAAATTGGTCGTTCACACAAGTTAGAATATATGGAAGGTCCGGTAGGATTTTCAAATTTAGATAAAGTAGGTGTCTTAACGGAAGGTTTTGATCATATTGGCACCATGATTACTTGGTACAATCATCCGTATTATGAAAAACACTTGATTCATCACGGATTGGTAAAAGAAAAAGAATATTTAGAAAATAAGTTTCCTTTTGAAAATGTAAAACCTAAGTATTTTGAGCGTGTTCAAAATTTGATCAAAAAGCGCTATCAACTGCGTCCGCTCAACTTTACAAAGACGAAAGACATTATGCCGTATGTGGATGAAATGTTTGATTTATTCAACGCTTCGTATGCGTCTTTGGCATCTTTTGTGCCTATCAATGACATTCAAAAGGAATATTTTAGAAATAGATATATCGGATTTATCAATCCTGAATTTATAAAGTTTGTGGTTGATAAAGATGACAAATTAGTCGCGTTTGCGATTGTGATGCCCTCTTTCGCTAGAGCATTACAAAAAACAAAAGGCAAGTTATTCCCTTTCGGGATTTTTCACATGTTGAAAGCTCGAAAAAAGCCAGAAAACATCACGTTTTACCTAATTGGCGTGCATCCGGAATATCAAAACAAAGGATTGACCGCGATTATCTTCATGGAATACTACCTTACTTTTACCGAAAAGAACATACAGGAATGCATTAGAACACCCGAATTGATTGAAAACACTGCAATTCATCAACTTTGGAAACACTTTGATCCTGTAACGCATAAACGACGTAAGACGTATAAAAAAAATCTTTAGATTTTTTTAGATGTTAGACCGCTTCACTTCGGCTTCGCTCAGTGTAAACGCTTTTTGGCTCTTGGCTCTTGGCTCTTGGCTCTTGGCTCTTGGCTCTTGGCTCTTAAAAAGAATGTTTTTAATGTTAAATGTTAGATTTTAAATGTTGAATGACTCCGTTCTAACAAACTTCTGTACTTCGATTCTCAAATCGTCACTTCGAGTGAATTTGTGCAATAAATTTGTATCGAAAAGTACTCTAAAACTAAATTACTTGTTAGCTCAAAATACTTTCATATTCAGAATATGATATTCAAAAATCACAGACTGTTATAGGTTCTTAGATGTTAGACCGCTATTAGATGTTAGATCGCGCTTTGCGCTGTTAGATTTTAAATGTTGAATGACTCCGTTCTAACAAACTCCTGTACTTCGATTTTCAAATCGTCACTTCGAGTGAATTTGTGCAACAAATTTGTATCGAAAAGTACTCTAAAACTAAATTACTTGTTAGCACAAAATACTTTCATATTCAGAATATAATCTTCAAAAATCACAGACTGTTATAGGTTCTTAGATGTTAGATCGTGCTTTGCGCTGTTAGATTTTAAATGTTGAATGACTCCGTTCTAACAAACTCCTGTACTTCGATTTTCAAATCGTCACTTCGAGTGAATTTGTGCAACAAATTTGTATCGAGAAGTACTTTGAAACTGAACTTTTAGTGCTTCAAAACACTTTTACATTTAAAATTCAGCATTTAACATTTATAATTTCAAAATGCCGTCAACACTTCATCAAATGGAACTTCCAATTGTGTACCGTTTTTCATGTTTTTGACAATGCACGTGTTGTTTGCGAGTTCATTTCCTCCTATGATGATTACATACGGAATATCGCGTTTATTGGCATAATTCATCTGCTTGTTAATGTTTTTATTGTCTGGAAATAACTCTGCACTTTTTCCAGCTTCTCGCAATACTTTGATGAGTTTTAAAGACGCTAAGGCTTCTTTTTCGCCAAAATTTACACACAACACCTCTACTTTATCGGAAACCGTTTCTGGAAATAAGTCCAATTCTTCCAAAACCAAGTAGATTCTATCCAAACCAAACGAAATTCCCACACCGCTCACATCTTTTAAACCAAAAATGCCTGTTAAGTCATCATAACGTCCGCCGCCGCCAATAGAACCCATTTTTACACCTTCTGGCGCCGCTACTTCATAAATGGCTCCTGTGTAATAATTCAATCCTCTAGCAAGTGTAACATCTAAGTCCAACGTGGCTGTTTCTAAACCTAAGACTTCAATGGCTTCAAAGACAAATTCGAGTTCTGAAATTCCCGTCATGCCTTCTTCCGAAGTAGCTAAAAGCGCTTTTAGCAAGTCTAGTTTTTCATCCAGATTTCCAGAAAAACTGAATAATGGCTGTACTTTTTCGATCGCTTCCGCAGAAATGCCTTTTTGCATCATTTCATTTTTCACTCCATCTTCGCCAATCTTATCAAGTTTGTCTAAGGCGACTGTGAAATCAATCAGTTTATCTTTAGCACCAATGACTTCCGCCAAACCTGATAGTATTTTACGATTGTTAATTTTGATCGTGACGCCATTCAAACCTAACTCTGAAAAAACTTTATCATACAATTGCACAAATTCCACTTCTTGCCAAAGTGAGGTAGAACCTACGACATCCGCATCACATTGAAAAAATTCTTGAAATCTTCCATGTTGCGGTCTATCAGCACGCCAAACTGGCTGAATTTGATAGCGTTTAAAAGGAAACGTTATATCATTTTGGTGTTGTACCACATAGCGCGCAAAAGGAACCGTTAAATCATACCGCAAGGCTTTTTCGGCTAATGAATTTGAAAAACGCGCTAAATTCCCTTCTTCCAAAGCTTTTAAGTCTGCTTTTCGCACCTTTTCTCCAGAGTTCAAGATTTTAAAAATCAAGCGATCACCTTCTTCCCCATATTTTCCTAACAACGTACTTGACTTTTCAAACGATGGTGTTTCAATCGGTTGAAATCCAAAGCTTTGAAAAGCTGATTGTATGATGTTAAAAATGTAGTTACGTTTTGCAACTTCTATCGGAGAAAAATCGCGTGTTCCCTTTGGTATGCTTGGTTTTTGTGCCATGATTGTGAATTGTGCCGCAAATATAAGTCTATTTTTTTGTGATTAAAATTTAAAATAGTCTCATGTCGATAGATTATTAGTATTGGCGATTGAATTTTGTGTTTGTAGGCAAAAAGCGTACTTTGATTGAATAATTAAACCAACCAACTATATTATTTTCTTATGAATCAAATATCTATTCCGCCATTACGCGTCAGAATTCAACAAGTATCTCTGTGGCAATCTGTAGTTGCTGCATACGCAGTGCAACACGCTAAAAAATTACAAAAAGCTCAAACTCCTGTGAATTTAACGCATGTACAAGAGCATTTCATGGTTTCAGGAACCAGTCATTTAGCCGCTCAATGTGAAGCTAATAATTCCATAGAAACCCACACATTTATACCAGAACCCACAGAAAATTCCACGGACGATGAATTTGGCGCTTATTTTTCTTCTTTATTTTTTCAAAAAGCTATGACTGCGACGGATGCTGATAGCGCTTCAAAAGATGCTTATAAACTTTGTGAGGAACTGGCAGCACGTTGGGGCAAGAAATTTAGACGATACAGCGATGCTGATGATTGTGGCTGGGCATATTGTTTGGAAGAGTATCTAAAATTTAAAAAACAATATAAGAGTGTAAAAAAGTATAACGATTGGACGAAAAATGGAGGACTCAATTTTGGAGTCATCGATTATAAAATTCCAAATGATGCTAAAGTCGCAATTATTGGCGATTGGGGAACAGGCATGCAAGATGGCGAATATTTATTGGAAATGATTTTGAAAAATCATCAGCCAGATGTAATTATTCATCTTGGAGATATTTATTATGCAGGAACACCTGACGAATGCGACGCTAATTTTTATGATATTTTCCAAAGATTGTTTGCGAAATATAAACAAATTCCTGTGTTTACCATTCCTGGAAACCATGATTATTACAGTTTTGCGTATGGATATTACCAAATGGTAGCCAAGTTAAACACTGGATTGAAAAGTAAAGGAATCAACGCTACACAAGAAGCCAGTTACTTTTGTCTGCGTACCGAAGATAATGGTTGGCAATTTTTAGGAATGGATACTGGATATTGTGACGGCGGTCCTTTAAGTGCCCGCTTCCCTAAAGATGGTCCTTTTTTGCATCCAAACGAACCTGAATGGCATCAAGATAAACTTGATAATTTTAGTGGTGCTTCTATTTTATTATCACATCACCAAGTATTTTCTGGAAATGCTGAAATCAACGGCCTTACTGGAACTTATGGTTCAATTCCGTACCTGAATAAAAACTTAGTTGATTTTTTTCGTCCGTATTTTGGCAATAAAGTAGCAGGCTGGTTTTGGGGACACGAACACAATCAAGTAAAATATCAAAATAATTTGTTTGGATTACCAATTGGACGTTTGGTTGGTGCCAGTGCCTACGAAGAACCAGAAAGTGAAACACCTTATAAACAAACATTTCCTGAAGTTCCTTTTTCCACTGATTCAAACGCAACGTTAGACGTTGAAAATGAGTTTTTTAACCACGGTTTTGCCATTATTGATTTTTCACAACGATCACATCCTACAGACGCAGTAACTACGCAATATTTTCAATATCCTTCTTGGGGAAAAACAGCTCCAAATCCTATTCCACAAAAAACATGTTTTATGTGGTCAGAACCGTTTGCTTTACAACCACAAACAAAAGGCAAAGAAGTTCAGTTTGGGCAATACATTCATCTAAATTTAGAGTTAGGAAATGCCTTTGTAGGTCCAGAAGTAGAACATTTTGAAATCTCCAGAGAAGAATACCTTCCCACAGTTCGTACAAATCCAGTTGTGTTAAAAATTTCAGATGCTTCCAATAGTTCAAATGTCGTACAGGATGGCGATACTATTTATCTAACAACACAAGAACCCAAAGTTGGCAAATACAGTCATTTGGGTGCTTGGGATGGAATTACAACCTATGAAATCTATTATTACAAGTATTCGCAAGCAGATGATAAAAATATGCGCTGGAAGATTAAAAAAGTAATTCCAACACCAAACGATCCTACGATTCATGAAAATGAAGCGGTATATATATTCAGTGAAAAGTTTTCTGGCAAATACCTGTGTCCATATTTATCTATTATAAATGAAAAAATATCGACCTATACATATTTGACGGTAAGCGATACGATGAATTCAAATTGGTTTATTCAAATCCAACAGTCTCATTCTGATGAAGAAGTAGCTTTGGAAAGCACCTCTGAAAAAGAAGGCGAAAACCTCTCTTTTATTGAAAAAATGATTGCATTTATTAAATCATTATTTTCAATAAAATAACATTCAATATATTTTAATTAGAAAAGGCATTGTGAAAATTTTCGTGATGCCTTTGTTATTTTAGCAAATAGTCATTTACGCCAGCATCGCTTCAAACCACTGGAAAAGTTGTCCTTTGGTAATGTTTGAACCTTGTTGTATCAGTGCGAATTTATCCGCGTTTCTGTCTTCCGAATAGCCTTTGTTTGCGGTTAAGATTTCAACTTCTTCGGAAGTGTAATTGTCTCGCAACCATTGAAAACCTTCTTTCGTTGTAATGTCGACGGCTTCATTTAAGATTTTAACAGCAATTAATTTCATTTCATCTTCACGCAAGTGAAATAAATAAAGATGCTGCGACGAAATATTTTCAAGGAATTTTGCTTGTGTTAGCACACCTTCCCACACTAAATCGCTAAATACATCTATTTCTTGTTCGGCTACTTCAGGTTTTTCTATTTTTAAAGTTGCCCATTCTTCTGCTGTGATGGATTGTGTCGCCAAAAAGTTGATGAATTCTTGGTGTAATTCTTCTAATTGTTCTTTGGTGAGTCTTGAATATTTCATGTTCTTGCGTAAAAAAGTGTGCAAATTTACAATTAATGAACCTGTTTCCATAAAAAAAGCCACTCAAATTTGAGTGGCTCATGACATAACGAAATTCGTTATTATTTTGCTTCTGCAATTACTTCAAAAGGTAAGTCTACTACAACACTTCTGTGTAATCTTACTTTTGCTTCGTATTTACCAGTTCTTTTTACGCTTCCACCGATCACTTTGATGAATTTCTTCTCAATTGTGTGACCTTCTTTGCTTAAAGCTTCTGCTAAGTCGATGTTATTTACTGATCCAAATAATTTTGTTCCAGCTCCTGTTTTTGCAGTAATTTTAATTTCTAAGCCTAACAATGCTTTTCCAGTTGCGTTAGCCTCATCTACTAATTTCTGTTCTTTATATGCTTTTTGTTTCAAGTTTTCTGCTAAAACTTTTTTAGCTGAACTTGTTGCTAATGTTGCAAATCCTTGAGGAATTAAATAATTTCTTCCGTATCCGTTTTTCACAGTTACAACGTCATCTTTAAATCCTAAGTTTTCAACGTCTTGTCTTAAAATAAGTTCCATAATCTGTCTCTATTTTATTTTAACATATCGCCAACGTATGGCATTAATGCTAAGTGACGCGCTCTTTTCACAGCTACAGACACTTTTCGTTGATACTTTAATGAAGTTCCTGTTAAACGACGTGGTAATAATTTTCCTTGCTCGTTTACAAATTTGAATAAAAAATCTGGATCTTTATAGTCAACATATTTGATACCTGACTTCTTGAAACGACAATACTTTTTAGCTTTTGTAGTTTCAATGTTCAAAGGAGTTAAATACCTGATTTCTCCTTCTTTCTTTCCTTTTGCTTGTTGTTCAATTGAAGACATAATTTCTTAAGATTTAGCGGTTTTTCTATTTCTTCTTTTTTCTGCCCAAGCGATTGCATGCTTGTCTAAACGTACCGTTAAATAACGCATAATACGCTCGTCACGTCTAAACTCTAACTCATACGGAGTAATTACTTCTCCTGGAGCTTGGAATTCGAATAAGTGATAAAAACCACTTTTTTTGTGCTGAATTGGGTATGCTAACTTTTTTAGTCCCCAATCTTCTTTTGAAATCATTTTGCCACCTCTAGAAACGATGAAATCCTCAAATTTCGCTACTGTTTCCTTTATCTGAGTTTCAGATAAAACGGGATTTAAAATGAAAACAGTTTCATAATGATTCATAAATACTATTTTTAATTGAAATTGGGCGCAAATGTACTGTTTATTTATTTTAATACAAACTATACTTCCCCTTTTTTTTCGATAAAATGATTAATAAATCCGCTAATTTGTTGTGGTTTTGATTTATTTTTTATAACATTGCATGTACCCAAATTACAAAAAATCGCTAGCACGCTTATGAAGCTTAACTGTATTATCGTAGATGATTCTTCTATTCAACGCATGGCTGTTGCCAAGTTGATATTGAATCATCCTTCTTTAAATTTAATTGCCGAATATAGTAACGCCATTGAAGCGAAAAATGGTTTAAAAACTAACAATGTCGATTTGATCTTTCTCGACATTGAAATGCCTGTTTTGAATGGATTTGACTTGTTAGAGTCTTTAAAAAATCCGCCACAAGTAATCATGGTTACTGGTAAAACTGAATATGCTTTTAAAGCTTTTAACTACGATGTTACCGACTTTCTACACAAACCTTTAACGAAAGAACGCTTTGACAAAGCAATTGCGCGTGCGTTAGATAAATCTAATTACGGTGCAAAAAGCAACGAAGACGACGATCATATTTTTGTAAAAAGTAATTTGAAAAAACGCAAAGTTATTTTAAATAGTATCAAATGGATTGAAGCTTTGGGTGATTATGTCAAGTTAGTGACGGACGAAAGTAATATTGTTGTACTTTCTACCATGAAAGCTTTTGAAAAGCAACTTCCTGAGAATAAATTTCTGCGTATTCACAAGTCTTACATCGTGAATTTGGACAAAGTAGATCGTTTTAACAGTAAAAATGTTGAAATTGACGGTCAATTGATTCCGCTGAGTAGAAACAAGAAAGTAGAATTATCTGAAGCACTTTCTAATATTTAGTTTTCGACTTTGCTCAGACTACAACTACAACTATTTTACTTATATTATTACTCTTTGATTAGACTACTATTCATTTCCTAAAATATAAAAAAACAGATTTACAAGTCCATATCAATACAATTTTCTTTGAAAATTACTCGAAGCGACGCATGTCTAATGTAGTAATTTGAAAATATGGCAATGTGTCAATTACTTTCTAATACCAATTACAGACAAAATAGATATTGTGAATTCGTGGTAAAAAAAGAAACGTCTTTGCGATCTTCAACTTGATTGGAGAGTAGCAATCCCGCTCTTCAAATAACGAAAATTATAGGTGATAGTGAGATTACCACGCTTTCGCTCGTAATGACGTTTCAGAGATTTTATCAAAATCACTTGCCTTTGTCATAGAAATCGAAGTGATGTGTTGTGAAGTTGAATTTTGAAATGTCATTACGAGGAAGCATAACGAAGTAATCTGTTTCTAAAATATTTCCAAATTGACTTTGAAAAAATCTCAATACTAATAGCTCAATTCTCAATACTATATCAAACCGTATCCACATCAATAATCACACGAACGCTTCTGTATTCAGAAATAGACAAGAAACTGATTTTGATGCGTGAAATGACTTCTTTGGTTTTTCCGAGTGATTGTTGCTTGGGAATTTTTAGCAAAATATGTTTTAGATATAAGTTCCGAATGCGTGCGATTGGTGGAAATTCTGGACCTAACACGTTGTCACCAAAGCTGTTTTTCAAGGATTTTGCAAACCACGCCGCACTATCGTTCACACGGTTATATTCCTTGTGTTTCAGCGTAATTTTGATCAATCGGTAAAAAGGTGGATAGTGAAATTGTCGTCGATCGTTCAATTGGTCTGTAAACATTCCTTGATAATTTCCTACAGAAACCTGTTGTAGTATTTGATGATACGGATTGTAGGTTTGCACAATGACTTTTCCTCGCTTTTTGGTTCTTCCGGCGCGACCGGCAACTTGTTGAATGAGCTGAAAACTACGTTCATGCGCTCTGAAATCGGGAAAATTCAACATACTGTCTGCATTCATGATTCCAACCAAATTCACGTTTCTAAAATCCAACCCTTTTGTCAACATTTGCGTTCCCACTAAGATTTGAATTTCTTGCTGTTCAAACGACGAAATAATTTTTTGATAC harbors:
- a CDS encoding GTP cyclohydrolase, with the translated sequence MIDVREVTNKKELKAFVKFPFSIYKDSPYWVPPIIKDELETFNKDKNPAFLDADAQFFLAYKDGKIVGRVAAIVNWIEVKEQKLSKMRFGWFDMIDDLEVSKALLEKVAEIGRSHKLEYMEGPVGFSNLDKVGVLTEGFDHIGTMITWYNHPYYEKHLIHHGLVKEKEYLENKFPFENVKPKYFERVQNLIKKRYQLRPLNFTKTKDIMPYVDEMFDLFNASYASLASFVPINDIQKEYFRNRYIGFINPEFIKFVVDKDDKLVAFAIVMPSFARALQKTKGKLFPFGIFHMLKARKKPENITFYLIGVHPEYQNKGLTAIIFMEYYLTFTEKNIQECIRTPELIENTAIHQLWKHFDPVTHKRRKTYKKNL
- the hisS gene encoding histidine--tRNA ligase, with protein sequence MAQKPSIPKGTRDFSPIEVAKRNYIFNIIQSAFQSFGFQPIETPSFEKSSTLLGKYGEEGDRLIFKILNSGEKVRKADLKALEEGNLARFSNSLAEKALRYDLTVPFARYVVQHQNDITFPFKRYQIQPVWRADRPQHGRFQEFFQCDADVVGSTSLWQEVEFVQLYDKVFSELGLNGVTIKINNRKILSGLAEVIGAKDKLIDFTVALDKLDKIGEDGVKNEMMQKGISAEAIEKVQPLFSFSGNLDEKLDLLKALLATSEEGMTGISELEFVFEAIEVLGLETATLDLDVTLARGLNYYTGAIYEVAAPEGVKMGSIGGGGRYDDLTGIFGLKDVSGVGISFGLDRIYLVLEELDLFPETVSDKVEVLCVNFGEKEALASLKLIKVLREAGKSAELFPDNKNINKQMNYANKRDIPYVIIIGGNELANNTCIVKNMKNGTQLEVPFDEVLTAF
- a CDS encoding metallophosphoesterase, with protein sequence MNQISIPPLRVRIQQVSLWQSVVAAYAVQHAKKLQKAQTPVNLTHVQEHFMVSGTSHLAAQCEANNSIETHTFIPEPTENSTDDEFGAYFSSLFFQKAMTATDADSASKDAYKLCEELAARWGKKFRRYSDADDCGWAYCLEEYLKFKKQYKSVKKYNDWTKNGGLNFGVIDYKIPNDAKVAIIGDWGTGMQDGEYLLEMILKNHQPDVIIHLGDIYYAGTPDECDANFYDIFQRLFAKYKQIPVFTIPGNHDYYSFAYGYYQMVAKLNTGLKSKGINATQEASYFCLRTEDNGWQFLGMDTGYCDGGPLSARFPKDGPFLHPNEPEWHQDKLDNFSGASILLSHHQVFSGNAEINGLTGTYGSIPYLNKNLVDFFRPYFGNKVAGWFWGHEHNQVKYQNNLFGLPIGRLVGASAYEEPESETPYKQTFPEVPFSTDSNATLDVENEFFNHGFAIIDFSQRSHPTDAVTTQYFQYPSWGKTAPNPIPQKTCFMWSEPFALQPQTKGKEVQFGQYIHLNLELGNAFVGPEVEHFEISREEYLPTVRTNPVVLKISDASNSSNVVQDGDTIYLTTQEPKVGKYSHLGAWDGITTYEIYYYKYSQADDKNMRWKIKKVIPTPNDPTIHENEAVYIFSEKFSGKYLCPYLSIINEKISTYTYLTVSDTMNSNWFIQIQQSHSDEEVALESTSEKEGENLSFIEKMIAFIKSLFSIK
- a CDS encoding DUF6495 family protein, whose protein sequence is MKYSRLTKEQLEELHQEFINFLATQSITAEEWATLKIEKPEVAEQEIDVFSDLVWEGVLTQAKFLENISSQHLYLFHLREDEMKLIAVKILNEAVDITTKEGFQWLRDNYTSEEVEILTANKGYSEDRNADKFALIQQGSNITKGQLFQWFEAMLA
- the rplI gene encoding 50S ribosomal protein L9 — translated: MELILRQDVENLGFKDDVVTVKNGYGRNYLIPQGFATLATSSAKKVLAENLKQKAYKEQKLVDEANATGKALLGLEIKITAKTGAGTKLFGSVNNIDLAEALSKEGHTIEKKFIKVIGGSVKRTGKYEAKVRLHRSVVVDLPFEVIAEAK
- the rpsR gene encoding 30S ribosomal protein S18 — translated: MMSSIEQQAKGKKEGEIRYLTPLNIETTKAKKYCRFKKSGIKYVDYKDPDFLFKFVNEQGKLLPRRLTGTSLKYQRKVSVAVKRARHLALMPYVGDMLK
- the rpsF gene encoding 30S ribosomal protein S6, whose product is MNHYETVFILNPVLSETQIKETVAKFEDFIVSRGGKMISKEDWGLKKLAYPIQHKKSGFYHLFEFQAPGEVITPYELEFRRDERIMRYLTVRLDKHAIAWAEKRRNRKTAKS
- a CDS encoding LytTR family DNA-binding domain-containing protein, encoding MKLNCIIVDDSSIQRMAVAKLILNHPSLNLIAEYSNAIEAKNGLKTNNVDLIFLDIEMPVLNGFDLLESLKNPPQVIMVTGKTEYAFKAFNYDVTDFLHKPLTKERFDKAIARALDKSNYGAKSNEDDDHIFVKSNLKKRKVILNSIKWIEALGDYVKLVTDESNIVVLSTMKAFEKQLPENKFLRIHKSYIVNLDKVDRFNSKNVEIDGQLIPLSRNKKVELSEALSNI